Within the Vigna angularis cultivar LongXiaoDou No.4 chromosome 10, ASM1680809v1, whole genome shotgun sequence genome, the region ACCCATAATATTTCAGAAGCTCTATATCTTTCTCAGCATTCAGAGATTTAATATAATGAACTGTGTCAGGAGAGTAAGGTTTACGAGCTTGGGGCCAGTAAAGCCAATCAAATGTGCAATCCTCAAACTgcacacacaacacaaacatttCTTTCAGTCCACACATTCCACAATCAACAAATCTTTTctatcaaacacattatgaaTAAGTAAAACAAATACTTGACAGACACAGTTTTTCTTACAGAAACCAAACACCAAAGCATATATGCAAGAAACACATGGTGATATGCAGTGAAACTGTGAAGGAAAGATGAAGAATGTTTACCTTCTCTGGTAGACAGTAGCCATGATCAATGGGAATGAGGAGAGTGCGGCCATCTGCATCTTTCCTGTATAATATATTCCCAGCATGCCTATCTGCATTAGCCATTCTTAGATCAAGCACAGTGATCTTATGCACCTCCTCCACAGAAAAAGACCCTGGACCAAGGTCCTCACAGTTACCATCATTCTTCATGAATGCCTGCAGTGACCCTACCTTTGAATGCTCTGGGGAGAAATCAAACCCGTTTGGATGGTTGAAGTGTTGGTTTAAGCACTGGACCATGACAGTTGGGGGAACCCCGGAAAAGCCTACTGCTTCTCCTGACACCAACCTTGGCCCTGCTCTTGGATGATCCAATATATATGCTGCAACTTCTCTGACCGCTCCTTCTCCTACCCTTGTCCCTCTTTTCAAACCTTCACCATTGGACGAAACCGGTAGGCCTTGTGGGTTATTCACCGCATTTGGCTCCTCATCGATGGGCTTGAAAACCGAAACATACTCCATACCTGTTGAATCTTGCATGAAATAAGTCCCTCCTGTGCCCTCTGAGGACCTCATAGGGTGATTTCCTTGTTTCAAACCATCCAACGTGGAGCCAATCATGTCCCAAAGGAAAGGAAAAAGATTGACATTAGGATTCACAAAAACTGGTTCCAACAAGAAATCTCCACTTGGTCGTGTCTTTGTCGTCGTCACCTGATTCCCTCCCTCTTCTGAGTCATCAGCAACAACCGAAAGCTCCAAATCTTTGTGAACCGGTTTGGCATCAACCTTTGCTGATTTTTGAGCTACCAAATGAATCACACCATTATCGGCGTTGCAGAAGTCACGGAAGAGGCTCTGGTCTTGGAGCTCTTCTCCTTCACAGAAAAGGTCTTGACAACCGTCGAGATCGATGAAATCTTTCCCCTTCTTCTTAATGCGTTGCTTCAGGTACTCCACATTTCTATGTCGATCAATCTGAAACTCAAACTCCTTCCCACCGGTGGTCCTTACAACAATGAAGATCATGTCAGAGAGACGGAGAACCAAGTGAAGAACATTGCTGGCAGTGACACCATAATCCTTGATGAGTGCATCCTTGCGGGCAAGCTCTCTGCCACCATAGACCAGCTTCTGCCTATTCCCCGGAATTCCTTTGCATGTCTGAATCCTCATTTTCACTGAAGCAATCGAATCAGACTCAGACACACGCATTGGCGTCACAGCACCGTCCACGGTTATATATATCAGGATAGATTCGCCGGGACAGCGCCCTTGCCAATGCACCGATTCTTTCAGAGCCGGTCTCACAGCAACATCAGCCGACATCTTTCAAAgttgaattgttttttgtttatttacgTTTTCCCCTAAACTCAAGTCCTTCTCGCTTGAGTCGTTAACGGCAGAAGGAGCCCATCTACaacgaagaagaagaggaagaagaaagaaaaaaaaaaaaaaggtcttTCAATCAAAGTGATCGAAAAGACccaattacataataaaaaccaagaaatgaaaaaacaaagaaaaaaacgatttttttatggaaaaattGCCATGCCTAGGAGGAATTCTGGTGCCGTATGTATAAAATGTATGAACAAATTTGGGTGATGGACACTGAAGGAATCTCTCGTAGGAAATGTTGAATTATCAATGGTAGGTGGATTCTTACCACAGGGAAAGAATCAAGGAGCAACGTCGGAGGCCTGAGAACTTAAATGGAAAAGACAGGAATTGTTTGAACTAATTCCAGGGATGGGCGATGTTTTCGCCTATGTTATCTGCTCCAATAAACTTCTCACTTTCCAACATGAGAGAGGGAGAATGGTATTGTAACCGTTagctttttataaattttttcaccTAACCACCTCTGACGGAACATTTTTAGATAGTGCACACTctattttgtaaatattgttaaatatcACCAAACTCGGAAACCAGGAGCGTTTTGTTTCCTTTTGTCACATATCGGTAAACATTAATTCAACATTTACTAATACCaacaattaaattatacataaaatgtatcaaaaatacaatatcataaattaataatactaaaaataatacTCTCTGTaagtttttaacatttaaaacacACCTAATCTAATATTGTTTTGTTGAACCCATATGTTAGTCAATCATACCAGGAACATGATTGAACATATAGTCAAATTATTTCTAACATTTAAGATAAAGTATAATTATCAtcaattgaaatataattaagtcATCGTTAattcaaaacttattttaaaatctatatatatatatatatatatatatatatatatatatatatatttatttgagataaaaaataatgataatatgtAATATGTATTAACAATTAAAATTGtcaaatttttatctattttaatgACAGTGTCTTTTATATGTACTTATAAGTTTAACTAAACAGACAATTAAGACAGacaacaaaacaagaataatCATTCGAATCTTCAAAGCATTCGTGATATTTTGATACATTGAACTCAATTCCATAACCAAAACAATTAGTGATCACAATATTTTTAATGCCGTTGGATCATCCCATTGAGGGTTTTTTTCCTTTTCGTACATGCATTCATTCTGATTGTCTTTCATACGTTACCTAAAAAGAATTTCAGCACCTTGCAGTTTGCAAAGTAAAAGTGTTGACGTTTCAAATAAGTGGAATAAACCATTATTCTTGGTGTCCCATGAAACTAAGAGATACCATGCATTATGACACATAGTGCCGTTTAAGGTACACTAATAATGTAACTTagtaacataaataaatattcattaattttactttgtagCATCGATCATTGCAACTCATGTGCCCTTGGTCCCACTGGTCTGCCGCGTGACTCAATCATCAACCATTTGAAATGAACCAAACACAGTCTCTATGAACGGtcttattattctttattttcttcatttcatttATAAAGAGACAATgagattgaaatttattatgaagtttgattaaaaaagtatggattaaaaaaattattatgtacCCAACACCAccagaaaaataaaagacatcTGATTATTATAATTCTCTCTTGGTGTAGCACCGACCTTATAGTaatgtgttttgttttaattttctgacGTATCTTCAATCAATGACCGTTATGGCCGGTGGACCGTTGCACACGTGTCAGGTAGATATTCAGTTTACTCTTgtctttttttatgtaatttatttattaatctaaataaaaagTTGTTCTGTTTTGTGGGCCGGGTTGATTATTTGAGCGGGCTATCTTGTGGGCCTGAGACTTATAAAGGGTATATTGGACATTTGAGATTGGCATATATTATGGTTGCCCGCCAAAAGAATCGAACATTCTGACTCTGAGTTTGAATGGTTAAATTTCAATCTCTGCATGGGAAATTGAAGAAGGAAAGTGAAGGATAATGAGTACGAACGTTATTGTGTACTTTCTAGTATCTACTGTAATACTATCTTTTTCCTTTGTAGAATCAAGAACACTGTCCCCTTTCGAAGATCCTCCTTTTCGGCAACAACTCAATCTCAGCCCCTCAACtgcaccttcttcttctctggTGCCGGCGTTGTTCGTCATCGGAGACTCCTCCGTCGATTGCGGAACCAACAATTTTCTTGGAACCTTCGCACGTGCCGATCATCTTCCTTATGGAAGAGATTTCGACACCCATCAACCCACCGGAAGATTCTCCAACGGAAGGATCCCTGTCGATTTTCTTGGTGAATAAAAGATCTTTTCTTTATCACTCCCAGCCTTCTAATTCACGCATGTGTTATGTTCCCTTTCTTGTgcttgattcttttttcttgaaataaaTTGAATGTTATTTCTGGTGTAGTAAAATTAAATGCTATTAGATTgatttatttatgataatttttgcATCAGCTCTGCGTCTGGGGCTTCCCTTTGTGCCAAGTTATCTTGGACAGACAGGGGAAGTGGATGATATGATTCATGGGGTAAATTATGCTTCTGCTGGCGCTGGCATCATTCTCTCTAGTGGCTCTGAATTGGTTTGTTTCATTCAATTTTCTCCGATTCATGTTCTTTCCTATTAATCATGATCACGCAATTCAGAACATGTTATAAGTTCaaattctaatatataaattgGTTCAGGGTCAGCATATCTCCCTCACTCAGCAAATTCAGCAATTTACAGACACGCTTCAGCAGTTCATTTTGAGCATGGGTGAGGATGCTGCAACCAATCTCATATCGGATTCtgtcttttatatttctattgGAATCAACGACTACATTCATTACTATTTGCTCAATGTTTCCAACGTCGATAATTTGTACCTACCTTGGCATTTCAACCACTTCTTGGCATCTTCACTCTGGCAAGAGATAAAGGTAAAAACAATGCTTAGATTTAACTTCTCAGTCATTATACttgaaaacaaaatcatgaaaTTCATCCATTTAAAAATACGAATGCATTACTTTGGTGTTATGTTCGCGTGTCAGACATGCAGGACTTCTATGGTGAAAAATGTTTGGCACATAAGTATATACTTGCCCATGGTCATCGCCGAGGCAAGCAAGtccatttaaattttaaaaaatagggaagtttaatttattcataactttatgttaaaatgttatgttttgtaattgaaaagaaaataaggtCGTGATACATTTCTTACGAAACcaattttttcatttcattttcacCCTACCTAAACAGAGTCGTAGGATAACCTCTTTaccttttctgttttttaatagtaaatttagttaatatttCGGTTTTACCAGGATTGTTCATACCTAGTTCAGTCAAGAAATTTTTTCTGAATAATAGTGTGATTACCCGACACTTATTTTTCTTCACATGAGACGTTCAAAATTTCttgtaattttaatacatttttcgAAATTTTCTTGACTTTTGCATACAGTAACTGAAATTGACTCCTAGTTGATATGCTATCCTTGATGACACAGAACTTGTACAACTTAAATGTTAGGAAAGTCGTGATCACTGGACTTGCCCCAATTGGCTGTGCCCCTCACTACCTGTGGCAGTACGGTAATGAAAATGGAGAATGCATTGACCGAATAAATGACATGGCTGTTGAGTTTAACTTCCTCACGAGGTACATGGTTGAAAATCTTGCTGCGGAGCTTCCTGAGGCCGATATCATCTTCTGTGACGTGTTTGAAGGTTCCATGGATATTTTAAAGAATCACGAACGTTATGGTACCAGTATTTGTTTTCATACCTCAGTCTTTTATGAATTTCTGTAGCATTTGAGATCACACATATGCTTTATGTTCCTAATTAGGCTTTAACGTCACAACTGAGGCCTGCTGTGGAATGGGAAAATACAATGGCTGGATCATGTGCTTATCACCGGAAATGGCGTGCAATAACTCCTCCAACCATATCTGGTGGGATCAGTTTCATCCAACTGATGCAGTGAATGCCATTCTGGCAGATAATATATGGAATGGCCAGCACACTAAAATGTGCTACCCTAAGAACTTGGAGGACATGGTTATTAAGATGGCAAGATGATTAGTTTACTCCTTTTAGCAGACAAGTTTTGATGACTCTACGTATAAGGAGGTAGTTTTTTGTACGTTACTGAAGAGAACTAAGCATATACAGTCGTACACACACACACCACATATAACGTAAATGTACAATGGATGTCAAATATTAACACTGACAAAAACTTGGtcattcataaaaaaactaTTCGACTGTTCGAACAAATAATGGCCTTAAGAGCCACTGAAAAAAAGAGTTAAGCATCTAACTGCATAATTGCAACCTATGGAAGTGAAGCTAGGATCTGGAATCACTTCTTTTGTATGCTGCAGTGCAGTAACAAGAAAGGGTTTACTACGTGACAACTTTTAACAGTAACTATATATAGAACAAGTTTCTACAATGATCCAAGTCTATACAGCACGAGCGAATGCCTAGCTATTAAACAAGATAATGAATATTGTTACACTACAGCATACAAGTAACGTAACCCATCCTCTAATTGTCTGGCGCACCTTATTCGCAGATGATGCAGAAAACGTCAACATGTGTATCGAAACTATCTTGAGAACTGCAAGGCACACGAAAACAAGACTCGTTGTAAAGACAGCAAGTTCTTTGGTTTCCATATTTGCTTGATTTCTTGCAATCTTTCGAACATCTAATCTGAAATGAGATGTCAATTACCATACCGCAGAAAAATTACATAcaggagaagagagaaaagtcACTAAAGCAAGCAGTGGTACCATGCCACCGAGATTCAAGAACTTTTTGTTTAAGAACCGCACAAGAATCTCCCATCGGAGGAATTTGAAAAGCCAATAACGGGTAGATAGATTTTAATCAAGGTTATCAAAATGATCCACTACACTAACCTTAGCATGCTGTTTTCTCTGGCTAATTCGTTAAGCTGAGATGAGACAGCGTCTTTCCAAGACTCAACCTCAGATATTCCTTTTTCCTGGTTAAAGAAAGACATGGTGAGAAATAGAAAGATGAATAGGCACTGCGGCATAGGGTTACCCACCAAATTTGTGTTCCAGTCCGAGAGATCTCTAATATCTGACTTGCTTTGTCCAAGACTTTCTGATAGTCTGGACAACTGTTTCTCAAGATCCGGTATTTTTGCACCTTGTCTTTTGTTTAATTCTTTGAGGTAATCCTCAAGGGCTGATAAGTTAACTTCTACTGACCTCACTTTCTTCATCAAAATCTTCAGAACAGTGTCACCAGCCACCCTACCATTCAGCTGTTGTCTAAGTTCTATTACAGGATCTGTATTCAATTTTGCGGTCGTTGTTATTTTTACCATTTCTGCATCATATTCTTCAGTGGTATCATTGCTTGATACCTCAGCAGCCACGGTATCATTCTTagtatcatttttctttccatttttatcattttgacCATCTTCTGATTTCAGAGAAGGGGTGTCACTGTTATTATCCACAGGAGGCTTATCAGGAATAGATGCCACAGAAGCCACGATTAGATCCTTAAGCATCCGCTCTATTGCATTGATCCCATAAACTTCTACAACACTCAGTGTGCAGTAAAATTCAGATCCATAATGACTAAGCAAGGTCAACTTCAAATACCTCACCCACTTGGGCTCAGACAGTTTAAAGACCTGTGCATGCTTGACATTGGCAGCAACAAATTTTCCCACCATGCTCCATTCTTCAGTCGGATAGTTCAAACTTCCAGCCAATTCAAACTCCTTGAAGTTGGAAGAATAATGCTCAAAGTTCGCTATCTTCACAGAATCAACCAGGGTCTCTTCTGAGAGCTCAATAACAACAAATTTCCCTTCAACAGAGCAAGGGTTTCTGAGGTACTTGTCATGGTCCTTACCCAGTATATTCGTTGCACCTTTGGCCTCCTTATTATGGGCCACCACCTTTGCACCTTTGGAATCGGAGGCATAGTTGTACACAGAGCCATCAGATTCTAGCCTGTGAGTTATGTTAACAAGCGCTGGGTCCATTCCCTTTGTTTTTCCTTGTGCTTCTGTCATGTTTTGTAATTCATCATAATGGGGCTGGAGTTTCCCATCAGATATTTTTTGCAGCTTATTTTCCTCATGCGGATGATGTAATTTGCACACCAAATTACTACCATTTCCTAAAACGTGCAAAAACACTTGTTCTATACTAGTTGTTTCAGGAAGTGAGTACAAGGACTTTGTCAGTTTCTGACTAACGTTGTTGGAGCTACCTGATTCATTGAACTCTAACATAGCTGCAATTGTGAAAACACATGCAAGATCAGCGAGCGACATATATGAATATGTATGCATGCATGATCATCATCATTCCAGATATATAATtgcaaaacaacaacaacaacaaaaaaccaTGAATGAAATTCCAACAGAAAACATGTAAGAAGAACaagtgttattattattatgatcaTATTATGTTGATGTAACCTTGGTAAAACATGTTGATGGGCATGCATAAAAATGAGAAACAGGGACGTGGAGCTTTACCTCCAGTGCCATGAACGAGGCGAAGCTTGATGTAGAAGAGGAGGCACCAtaaggagaaaatgaaagagaaagagatgcCAAAAATGCTGGTACTGCATTGATGCCTTGACATGTGGAATTTGATGGGTGACGATGATTCTTCATGTTTCAGTCTCATCGGCTCATCGATGATTGAATAGCGATTGATGGAAGCCAGTgcagaagaaaaatgagaaacaaagaaagaaaaagaaattagcGTGGCGAAAAGAATGAGTGAAAAACTGAGCGCTTAAATAGAATAGGCGCAGAAATAGGACTTAACGGCCACTCCCAACAATTACTCTTTTATCTTCAACCGCACCATCTTAACAAAACTTCTATTTTCGGTAATCTTCTGCTTCTCTTATTTCCTGTTTATTTCATTTACTCTACTTAACtatcatttttactattcataaccacttgctccacttcctTCTTATTTTCTATAACTCACATTAACCATACTAATTTAATTCTCTTTTTAATTAGAGAATAAgtatttcataaaaattaaaacaattgatACATGTTTACATTCATTTTACACACAAGACTAAAATGatcattaacaaaacaaaattttgtaggtttttagaagaaaaatgatTCTGACATATTACatattacatttttcttttttattttcgaaaagatataaaattttatacttattttatccttagtatatatgtaaaataaatgtaaaagtgtgtatcattactttttttagaataaataaaataatatatatctacattcatttaacacatctaataaaagaaaaataatcataaaaaatatttttttgtaaaaaaagaaaaaagtaaaaataagaaaaattaatgtgaaataaatataaaaaatgtggcaaaatatcatttttattttatttttggaaagaaagaataaaaaataaataaaaatagtattagataaatgtaaaaaatatgtgTCTCAAAATATCATTTATCTAAAAActatacattattttaaatataaataaaataaatattttttttatttaatctgtCATTAGTTACCATTTATTTAGTGGTGTTTCTATTTGCAAAAAGTTCTGATATTTcagaaaataattaagtttgaGTATTGAGatttgtgaaattaaattatgttaattgtagaaattaattattttggtgAAATTAAGTGTACTTTGTCTTGATTGTGGATAATAATAACTTCATCTTAATCAATTACAGGTTTATACGTCTCATAAATGGTATGTCCATACGTCTATACTCATTAGACATCAATACAGCATATACAAGGTATATCAATGAAGTGtcaaatttataagtttttctttttaagttttttatttcaatacaGTGATATTCGAATATTTTCTAAAACCTCacaaacttaatatttattatataaatttctattataattataaaaataaaataaaaattttatgatcacaatattttgtttttaatattaaatagatGAATGCAatccatttttatattaagtgataatatttttagattattatatttgtctttatagat harbors:
- the LOC108320817 gene encoding SUN domain-containing protein 5, giving the protein MSLADLACVFTIAAMLEFNESGSSNNVSQKLTKSLYSLPETTSIEQVFLHVLGNGSNLVCKLHHPHEENKLQKISDGKLQPHYDELQNMTEAQGKTKGMDPALVNITHRLESDGSVYNYASDSKGAKVVAHNKEAKGATNILGKDHDKYLRNPCSVEGKFVVIELSEETLVDSVKIANFEHYSSNFKEFELAGSLNYPTEEWSMVGKFVAANVKHAQVFKLSEPKWVRYLKLTLLSHYGSEFYCTLSVVEVYGINAIERMLKDLIVASVASIPDKPPVDNNSDTPSLKSEDGQNDKNGKKNDTKNDTVAAEVSSNDTTEEYDAEMVKITTTAKLNTDPVIELRQQLNGRVAGDTVLKILMKKVRSVEVNLSALEDYLKELNKRQGAKIPDLEKQLSRLSESLGQSKSDIRDLSDWNTNLVGNPMPQCLFIFLFLTMSFFNQEKGISEVESWKDAVSSQLNELARENSMLRLDVRKIARNQANMETKELAVFTTSLVFVCLAVLKIVSIHMLTFSASSANKVRQTIRGWVTLLVCCSVTIFIILFNS
- the LOC108320914 gene encoding phosphatidylinositol 4-kinase gamma 4 — its product is MSADVAVRPALKESVHWQGRCPGESILIYITVDGAVTPMRVSESDSIASVKMRIQTCKGIPGNRQKLVYGGRELARKDALIKDYGVTASNVLHLVLRLSDMIFIVVRTTGGKEFEFQIDRHRNVEYLKQRIKKKGKDFIDLDGCQDLFCEGEELQDQSLFRDFCNADNGVIHLVAQKSAKVDAKPVHKDLELSVVADDSEEGGNQVTTTKTRPSGDFLLEPVFVNPNVNLFPFLWDMIGSTLDGLKQGNHPMRSSEGTGGTYFMQDSTGMEYVSVFKPIDEEPNAVNNPQGLPVSSNGEGLKRGTRVGEGAVREVAAYILDHPRAGPRLVSGEAVGFSGVPPTVMVQCLNQHFNHPNGFDFSPEHSKVGSLQAFMKNDGNCEDLGPGSFSVEEVHKITVLDLRMANADRHAGNILYRKDADGRTLLIPIDHGYCLPEKFEDCTFDWLYWPQARKPYSPDTVHYIKSLNAEKDIELLKYYGWDVPVECARTLRISTMLLKKGVERGLSPYDIGSIMCRENLNKKSVIEEIICEAQESMLPGMGESVFLESVSQIMDSRLDKLSK
- the LOC108320915 gene encoding GDSL esterase/lipase At5g08460: MSTNVIVYFLVSTVILSFSFVESRTLSPFEDPPFRQQLNLSPSTAPSSSLVPALFVIGDSSVDCGTNNFLGTFARADHLPYGRDFDTHQPTGRFSNGRIPVDFLALRLGLPFVPSYLGQTGEVDDMIHGVNYASAGAGIILSSGSELGQHISLTQQIQQFTDTLQQFILSMGEDAATNLISDSVFYISIGINDYIHYYLLNVSNVDNLYLPWHFNHFLASSLWQEIKNLYNLNVRKVVITGLAPIGCAPHYLWQYGNENGECIDRINDMAVEFNFLTRYMVENLAAELPEADIIFCDVFEGSMDILKNHERYGFNVTTEACCGMGKYNGWIMCLSPEMACNNSSNHIWWDQFHPTDAVNAILADNIWNGQHTKMCYPKNLEDMVIKMAR